One genomic region from Deinococcus cellulosilyticus NBRC 106333 = KACC 11606 encodes:
- a CDS encoding ABC transporter ATP-binding protein has translation MTQPDDIGAKAFDWDLVKRIFTYLKPYKGLVGFTMLAAVLMAALQPYFGVLQRNAIDCYLAPTHSANCANVGSTTEALYQGVVQIGLLYLGLKVFEFLFKYGFTYALNWIGQHVLYDIRSDIFSKLQRLHLGYFDKNPVGRLITRVTSDVDAINQFITNGLSALVTSTLLIIAYVVIMLALSWKLALVSFVVLPILYWASAYFRGKMRISSRDVRIKQAIVNTQLNENITGMLTVQLFNREGRNQAKFDLANRAFLGGMLENVKWFSLYMPTVSLLSNVAMALVIWYGGREILEGQGITLGLLIAFTAWITQLFQPIQDLADVFTNMQMAMASAERIFGVLDTDEEIKDPAQPKTVESFKGDVHFQNVWFAYDSSTPADAPEKDDRWILRGIDLHIKPGESVALVGATGAGKTSIISLVSRFYDIQKGSVKVDGIDVREYSQHSLRKHIGVVLQDVFLFAGTIESNLRLGNEAIPMERIINACKYVGVHEFIMSLPDGYQSEVRERGATLSTGQKQLLAFARALIQNPDILLVLDEATASVDTETELLIQDSLAKLMQGRTSIIIAHRLSTIEHCDRIIVMRKGKIVEQGSHRELLVKGGYYAKLHQLQYSGHAMSAD, from the coding sequence ATGACCCAGCCTGATGACATCGGGGCCAAGGCCTTTGACTGGGATCTGGTCAAACGGATCTTCACATACCTGAAACCCTACAAGGGTCTGGTGGGTTTCACCATGCTGGCTGCAGTGCTGATGGCCGCTTTGCAGCCCTACTTCGGGGTGTTGCAGAGAAATGCCATTGACTGTTATCTGGCTCCCACCCACTCTGCCAATTGTGCCAATGTGGGCAGCACCACAGAGGCCCTTTATCAGGGTGTGGTGCAGATTGGCCTCCTTTACCTGGGCCTCAAGGTCTTTGAGTTCCTGTTCAAGTACGGCTTCACCTATGCCCTGAACTGGATCGGTCAGCATGTGCTTTACGACATCCGCAGTGACATCTTCAGCAAACTGCAGAGGTTGCATCTCGGGTACTTCGACAAGAACCCTGTGGGCCGTCTGATCACCCGTGTGACCAGTGATGTGGACGCCATCAACCAGTTCATCACCAACGGTCTTTCGGCCCTGGTGACCTCAACCCTGCTGATCATTGCCTACGTGGTGATCATGCTGGCCCTCAGCTGGAAACTGGCCCTGGTGTCCTTTGTGGTGCTGCCCATCCTGTACTGGGCCTCTGCGTACTTCCGGGGCAAGATGCGGATTTCCTCGCGGGATGTGAGGATCAAACAGGCCATTGTGAACACCCAGCTCAACGAGAACATCACCGGGATGCTGACGGTGCAGCTTTTTAACCGTGAAGGGCGCAACCAGGCCAAATTTGACCTTGCCAACCGTGCATTTCTGGGTGGGATGCTGGAAAACGTCAAATGGTTCTCCCTGTACATGCCCACCGTGTCCCTGCTCTCCAACGTGGCCATGGCCCTGGTGATCTGGTACGGCGGACGGGAAATCCTGGAAGGCCAGGGCATCACCCTGGGTCTGCTGATTGCTTTCACGGCATGGATCACCCAGCTTTTCCAGCCGATTCAGGATCTTGCAGATGTGTTCACCAACATGCAGATGGCGATGGCCAGTGCAGAACGCATTTTCGGGGTGCTGGACACCGATGAGGAAATCAAAGATCCTGCCCAGCCCAAAACGGTGGAGAGCTTCAAAGGGGATGTGCATTTTCAGAATGTCTGGTTTGCCTATGACAGCTCAACCCCTGCAGATGCACCTGAAAAAGACGACCGCTGGATTCTGAGGGGCATTGACCTGCACATCAAACCCGGTGAGAGTGTTGCCCTGGTGGGGGCCACCGGAGCAGGAAAGACCAGCATCATCTCCCTGGTGTCCCGTTTTTACGACATCCAGAAGGGGAGTGTGAAGGTGGATGGGATCGATGTGCGGGAGTACAGCCAGCACAGTCTGAGAAAGCACATTGGCGTGGTGCTGCAGGATGTGTTCCTGTTCGCCGGGACCATCGAGAGCAACCTGCGTCTGGGCAATGAAGCCATTCCGATGGAACGCATCATCAACGCATGCAAATACGTCGGGGTGCATGAGTTCATCATGTCTTTGCCAGATGGATACCAGAGTGAAGTGCGTGAGCGTGGAGCCACCCTCTCCACAGGACAGAAGCAACTTCTGGCCTTTGCCCGTGCCCTGATCCAGAACCCGGACATCCTGCTGGTGCTTGATGAGGCCACCGCAAGTGTGGACACCGAGACCGAACTGCTGATCCAGGACTCTCTGGCGAAACTGATGCAGGGACGCACCAGCATCATCATTGCGCACAGGCTTTCCACCATCGAACACTGTGACCGCATCATCGTGATGCGCAAAGGCAAGATTGTGGAGCAGGGCAGTCACAGAGAACTGCTGGTGAAAGGTGGCTACTACGCCAAATTGCACCAGTTGCAGTATTCTGGCCATGCCATGAGTGCAGATTGA
- a CDS encoding phosphotransferase has product MIAEDTIRLLRETASVLVTDRPVARIEEGAILQGRSGATVGRYKISPEGERSFTLVTKEAGVVERRVLQRLQQQGQAVPRSHIRDVQSLLPLTIAMEDIRGEHRPEVLSYIDPEVQRNEAAALAAIHARNLRQEAELAWLPKVDWNFLTQSLEKWWRGPWHKVMQIPEFRRTFASYIPRVESAADKMLIEVASLNQDYRNLTLIHNDLCPANVLVTPEKQVFFLDWQEARYGSFYMDLPPHMPTFESTAPYRRALVREGVSVSLSEFRDKYRVACHYAGFANMWSALSAWKRNPSEEAYVRHWFNLILC; this is encoded by the coding sequence ATGATTGCTGAAGACACCATACGCCTGCTCAGAGAGACCGCCAGTGTGCTGGTCACGGACCGTCCTGTCGCGAGGATTGAAGAGGGGGCCATTTTGCAGGGCCGCTCTGGAGCCACTGTGGGCCGATACAAGATTTCTCCAGAAGGGGAGAGGTCTTTCACACTGGTGACCAAGGAAGCAGGCGTGGTTGAAAGGCGGGTGCTGCAACGCCTGCAACAGCAGGGGCAGGCCGTTCCCAGAAGCCACATCCGGGATGTGCAGTCTTTGCTCCCCTTGACCATTGCCATGGAGGACATCCGTGGCGAGCACCGTCCAGAAGTGCTGTCCTACATTGACCCGGAAGTGCAGCGCAATGAAGCTGCGGCCCTGGCCGCCATTCATGCCCGCAATCTGCGTCAGGAGGCTGAACTGGCCTGGCTTCCCAAGGTGGACTGGAACTTTCTCACCCAGAGCCTGGAGAAGTGGTGGCGTGGACCGTGGCACAAGGTCATGCAGATTCCAGAATTCCGGCGCACTTTTGCCAGCTACATTCCCCGGGTGGAGTCTGCAGCAGATAAGATGCTCATTGAAGTGGCAAGCCTGAATCAGGATTACCGGAACCTGACCCTGATTCACAATGACCTGTGCCCGGCCAATGTGCTGGTGACGCCGGAGAAGCAGGTTTTCTTTCTGGACTGGCAGGAGGCAAGGTATGGGTCTTTTTACATGGACCTGCCGCCCCACATGCCCACTTTTGAGAGCACTGCACCTTACCGCCGGGCCCTGGTGCGTGAAGGGGTCAGTGTGTCGCTGAGCGAATTCAGGGACAAGTACCGGGTGGCCTGTCATTACGCTGGATTTGCCAACATGTGGTCTGCCCTCTCTGCCTGGAAAAGGAACCCTTCAGAAGAAGCTTATGTGCGGCACTGGTTCAACCTGATTCTGTGCTGA
- a CDS encoding TetR/AcrR family transcriptional regulator codes for MEPITLRERQKERRRNRIYAVAIDLFKRNGFQQTTATDIAKGAHVSRGTFFNYYPYKEAVLLDYGAELVDTLADQAERHLQNGVTPEQVLQDTFKQLAAFCIKDRDLFPPLAYEVLNPDPERARTAYQALPLSKVIEMCLRPLKDQNRLREDLSLERMCNLIADTFLMVALRWSAYNSEGDLEQELKKSLSLMLEGVFRR; via the coding sequence ATGGAGCCGATCACCTTACGGGAACGCCAGAAAGAACGACGCCGTAACCGCATTTACGCCGTGGCCATTGACCTCTTCAAGCGCAATGGTTTTCAACAAACCACCGCCACCGACATTGCAAAAGGTGCTCACGTCTCCAGAGGCACATTCTTCAATTACTACCCCTACAAAGAAGCCGTTCTGCTCGACTACGGGGCAGAACTTGTCGATACCCTTGCAGATCAGGCGGAGAGGCACCTGCAAAATGGCGTCACTCCGGAGCAGGTTCTGCAGGACACCTTCAAGCAGCTCGCAGCTTTCTGCATCAAAGACCGGGACCTGTTCCCCCCTCTGGCCTACGAGGTCCTGAACCCCGATCCAGAGCGTGCCCGCACAGCTTATCAGGCCCTTCCCCTCTCCAAGGTGATCGAGATGTGCCTGCGACCCCTCAAGGACCAGAACCGCCTCAGGGAAGACCTCTCGCTGGAACGCATGTGCAACCTCATCGCAGACACCTTCCTGATGGTTGCGCTGCGCTGGAGTGCCTACAACTCTGAAGGGGACCTGGAACAGGAACTGAAAAAATCCCTTTCCCTGATGCTCGAAGGGGTGTTCAGGAGGTAG